In Glycine max cultivar Williams 82 chromosome 7, Glycine_max_v4.0, whole genome shotgun sequence, a single window of DNA contains:
- the LOC100777651 gene encoding methylcrotonoyl-CoA carboxylase beta chain, mitochondrial: protein MFGLIGRKANLLVGSGTRRRWLSFAATATTTSNGGAMEELLSQLQSNVQKALAGGGPEAVKRNKSRNKFLPRQRIDRLLDPGSSFLELSQLAGHDLYEEPLPSGGVVTGIGPVHGRLCMFVANDPTVKGGTYYPITVKKHLRAQEIAAQCKLPCIYLVDSGGAFLPKQAEVFPDRENFGRIFYNQAVMSAQGIPQIALVLGSCTAGGAYIPAMADESVMVKGNGTIFLAGPPLVKAATGEEVSAEDLGGATVHCKTSGVSDYFAQDELHALALGRNIIKNLHMAGKDVLANGLQNINYEYKEPLYDINELRSIAPTDLRQQFDIRSVIDRIVDGSEFDEFKKLYGTTLVTGFARIFGQPVGIIGNNGILFNESALKGAHFIELCTQRNIPLVFLQNITGFMVGSRSEANGIAKSGAKMVMAVSCAKVPKVTIMVGGSFGAGNYAMCGRAYSPNFLFLWPNARISVMGGAQAAGVLAQIEKGNKKRQGIQWSKEEEDKFKGKVVEAYEREASPYYSTARLWDDGIIDPADTRKVIGLCISASLNRAIENTKYGVFRM, encoded by the exons ATGTTTGGGTTAATCGGAAGAAAGGCCAATTTGTTGGTAGGATCGGGAACAAGAAGAAGGTGGTTGAGCTTCGCAGCAACAGCCACAACCACTTCTAATGGTGGTGCCATGGAGGAGTTGCTTTCGCAACTCCAATCTAATGTCCAAAAGGCTCTTGCTGGTGGAGGACCCGAGGCAGTGAAGAGGAACAAGAGTAGGAACAAATTTCTGCCCCGCCAAAGAATCGATCGCCTCCTTGAtcccggttcttccttcctcGAGCTTTCAcag CTTGCAGGACATGACTTGTATGAAGAACCCTTGCCTTCTGGTGGGGTTGTTACTGGGATAGGTCCCGTGCATGGGCGACTGTGTATGTTTGTGGCGAATGATCCCACTGTTAAGGGAGGGACCTATTATCCCATTACTGTCAAGAAGCACCTCAGGGCGCAGGAGATTGCTGCTCAGTGCAAATTGCCCTGCATATATCTTGTTGACAGTGGAGGAGCTTTTCTTCCCAAGCAAGCTGAAGTGTTTCCGGACAGAGAGAACTTCGGTAGAATATTCTACAATCAGGCTGTAATGTCTGCTCAAGGGATTCCTCAAATTGCATTGGTGTTGGGCTCTTGCACTGCTGGTGGCGCTTATATTCCTGCTATGGCCGATGAAAGTGTGATGGTCAAGGGAAATGGCACCATTTTTTTAGCAGGGCCACCTCTTGTTAAG gCTGCCACTGGAGAAGAAGTCTCAGCAGAGGATTTGGGAGGTGCTACTGTGCACTGCAAGACGTCAGGTGTTTCTGATTATTTTGCTCAAG ATGAACTCCATGCTCTTGCGCTTGGGAGGAATATAATTAAGAATTTGCATATGGCTGGGAAAGATGTCTTGGCAAATGGAttgcaaaatataaattatgaatataaagAGCCACTGTATGATATCAATGAACTTCGTTCTATTGCCCCCACTGATCTTAGGCAACAGTTTGATATCCGATCAGTTATTGATAGAATTGTTGATGGAAGTGAATTTGATGAATTCAAGAAATTGTATGGCACT ACACTTGTGACAGGATTTGCTAGAATTTTCGGACAGCCTGTTGGAATTATTGGAAACAATGGGATTTTATTCAATGAATCTGCACTGAAAGGGGCCCATTTCATTGAATTATGCACTCAACGTAACATTCCCTTGGTCTTCCTTCAGAACATCACTGGATTCATG GTTGGCTCAAGATCTGAGGCAAATGGCATAGCAAAGTCTGGTGCAAAAATGGTGATGGCTGTTTCTTGTGCAAAG GTACCTAAAGTCACTATAATGGTTGGAGGAAGCTTCGGTGCAGGAAACTATGCAATGTGTGGTCGTGCCTATAGTCCCAACTTCTTGTTCCTTTGGCCAAATGCTAGAATATCTGTAATGGGTGGTGCTCAG GCTGCTGGTGTGCTGGCCCAAATAGAGAAAGGCAACAAGAAAAGGCAAGGAATTCAG TGGAGCAAGGAAGAAGAGGATAAGTTCAAAGGGAAAGTGGTGGAGGCATATGAGAGAGAAGCAAGTCCTTATTACTCAACAGCAAGGCTTTGGGACGATGGAATCATTGATCCAGCGGATACAAGAAAAGTGATTGGTTTGTGCATCTCTGCTTCCTTGAACCGTGCCATTGAAAACACAAAATATGGTGTATTTAgaatgtaa
- the LOC100778186 gene encoding uncharacterized protein produces MALSFSYAITKPFLRVQDKSMNCELQRPKNGVVALIKCESKESSPELPEKPSKLEIGSPIIFIEAPKIIKTAATMPCLRVNSGLVKPGDVGRIVSRKPKDVWAVRLRIGTYLIDGKYFKPLDLAEYS; encoded by the exons ATGGCTTTATCCTTTTCTTATGCTATCACAAAACCGTTTTTGAGGGTCCAAGACAAAAGCATGAACTGTGAACTTCAGAGACCAAAAAATGGTGTTGTAGCTTTGATTAAGTGTGAATCAAAAGAGTCATCACCAGAGTTGCCAGAAAAACCTTCCAAGTTGGAGATAGGGTCACCCATTATCTTTATTGAAGCTCCCAAGATCATTAAGACCGCAGCTACTATGCCCTGCCTCAGGGTCAATTCTGGCCTAGTCAAACCTGGTGATGTTGGAAG GATTGTTTCAAGAAAACCCAAAGATGTGTGGGCAGTGCGGCTAAGAATTGGAACTTATCTTATAGATGGGAAATATTTCAAGCCCTTGGATTTGGCTGAGTATAGCTGA
- the LOC100306680 gene encoding thioredoxin-like superfamily protein, translating into MASFSLTSSSPTLHKATIIDPSSSSSSSSSSHAFPHRPPFVLRMPHQPRRLQTPLVLPKIQSLRHKTRATPVTKDLWDNSILKSETPVLVIFYANWCGPCRMVHRIIDEIATEYAGKLKCFIVNTDTDMQIAEDYEIKAVPVVLMFKNGEKCDSVIGTMPKEFYVAAIERVLKS; encoded by the exons atgGCTTCCTTTTCTCTCACCTCCTCGTCTCCTACCCTTCACAAAGCCACCATCATcgacccttcttcttcttcttcttcttcttcttcttctcatgcCTTCCCTCACCGTCCCCCCTTCGTTTTGCGAATGCCCCACCAACCCCGTCGCCTTCAAACCCCTCTTGTTTTGCCCAAGATTCAATCTTTGCGCCACAAAACtagag CTACACCAGTTACCAAAGACTTGTGGGATAATTCCATTCTGAAAAGTGAAACCCCAGTCCTTGTTATATTCTACGCAAATTGGTGCGGCCCGTGCAGGATGGTTCACCGGATAATAGACGAGATTGCAACTGAGTATGCTGGGAAACTCAAGTGCTTTATAGTCAACACAGACACTGACATGCAAATTGCTGAAGACTATGAAATTAAGGCTGTACCAGTGGTTTTGATGTTTAAAAATGGTGAGAAATGTGATTCTGTAATTGGTACCATGCCGAAGGAGTTTTATGTGGCTGCTATTGAGAGGGTGCTCAAGTCGTAA
- the LOC102659551 gene encoding protein ALP1-like gives MESRKLATILSSLISQLLLLLLHNIFPFPPNSVPPNNSTDSILPLLLFSHQLAATLSLSPKHRKNKRKRDFQHPNPLTRTPDSFRNTFLMSSSSFEWLSGLLEPLLECRDPAPLFHSLHLSSGARLAIGLSRLAEGQDYQQISARFAVSDPVAKFCVKQLCRVLCTNFRFWVSFPSPSDLPSISQSFQSLSGLPNCCGAVLCTRFNIVVNANSTTTTTTTNDKVSVSQVAAQIVVDSSSRILTIAAGFLGHKSDSQILQASTLYNDIQQGTLLNAPCNQFLIGDSEYPLLPWLMVPYANPAPASAEENFNSAHEIMRLPALRAAASLRNWGVLSRPVCEELKTAVAYIGACSILHNSLLMREDFSALASEFEDCNQGCYGEPCNAMLDGEAVSSKALALRDNLAAVAKKIRDSKNS, from the coding sequence ATGGAATCTCGCAAATTAGCCACCATTCTCTCCTCCCTCATCTCCcaactcctccttctcctcctccacaACATTTTCCCTTTCCCCCCAAATTCCGTCCCTCCAAACAATTCCACTGATTCCATCCTCCCGCTCCTCCTCTTCTCCCACCAACTCGCCGCCACACTCTCCCTCTCCCCCAAACACCGCAAAAACAAACGCAAACGCGATTTTCAACACCCCAATCCCCTCACCCGCACCCCGGACTCCTTCCGCAACACCTTCCTCatgtcctcctcctccttcgagTGGCTCTCCGGCCTCCTGGAGCCCCTCCTCGAGTGCCGCGACCCCGCCCCCCTCTTCCACTCCCTCCACCTCTCCTCCGGCGCCCGCCTCGCCATCGGCCTCTCCCGTCTCGCCGAGGGCCAGGACTACCAACAAATCTCCGCCCGCTTCGCCGTCTCCGACCCCGTCGCTAAATTCTGCGTCAAGCAACTCTGCCGCGTCCTCTGCACCAACTTCCGCTTCTGGGTCTCCTTCCCCTCCCCTTCCGACCTCCCCTCCATCTCCCAATCCTTCCAATCCCTCTCCGGCCTCCCCAATTGCTGTGGCGCCGTCCTATGCACCCGCTTTAATATAGTAGTCAACGCCAatagcaccaccaccaccaccaccaccaacgaCAAAGTCTCAGTTTCTCAAGTCGCCGCCCAAATAGTCGTCGATTCCTCTTCCCGGATCCTCACCATCGCCGCCGGCTTCCTCGGACACAAATCCGATTCCCAAATTCTACAAGCCTCCACTCTTTACAACGACATCCAGCAGGGAACCCTCCTAAACGCGCCGTGTAATCAGTTTCTAATCGGCGATTCAGAGTATCCTCTGCTTCCCTGGCTTATGGTTCCCTATGCAAACCCTGCTCCTGCCTCTGCTGAAGAGAATTTCAACTCTGCTCATGAAATCATGCGGCTTCCCGCGCTCAGAGCCGCGGCGAGTCTAAGGAATTGGGGGGTTCTGAGTCGACCGGTGTGTGAGGAGCTTAAGACGGCCGTGGCTTACATTGGCGCGTGCTCCATTCTTCACAATAGTTTGCTGATGAGGGAGGATTTTTCCGCTCTGGCTTCGGAGTTTGAGGATTGTAATCAAGGTTGTTATGGCGAGCCTTGTAATGCTATGTTGGATGGTGAGGCTGTGTCTTCCAAGGCTTTGGCTTTGCGTGACAATTTGGCTGCCGTGGCAAAGAAAATTCGTGACTCGAAGAATTCTTGA
- the LOC100807418 gene encoding uncharacterized protein, with translation MATPSKSTPIIASDTLEPKGKTMTMTESNANILQCPLNQQLHSSLDGPVAILWDIENCPVPCDVRPEDVAGNIRMALQVHPVIKGAVMMFSAYGDFNAFPRRLREGCQRTGVKLIDVPNGRKDAADKAILVDMFLFALDNPPPSSIMLISGDVDFAPALHILGQRGYTVILVIPANVGVSSALCNAGKFVWDWPSVVRGEGFVPPSKALVPPRGGPVDLAGYLMGCHINDNSDGQNEEEAIVYRGMSQSYYNSREFSMVSQSLSEYNCGTSNTTYLPTTMRSHSFPSVLNDAPGGSMMPSSDLNECQLWVQPGDLNGLKGQLVRLLELSGGCLPLARVPAEYQKLYGRPLYVSEYGAIKLVNLFKKMGDTMAVEGKGNRKFVYLGNWRTGPSAPPLSLAKKDKKGKGAQEENMNIVTGGCSSDEFSDEERVVIEEPDESSCIGKGNQGRAAKCEVDDHFIEQFKYELQEILVSYSCRIFLGCFEAIYQQRYKKQLEYQRFGVDKLEGLFEKVSDVVVLHEEPASKKKFLAAVGG, from the coding sequence ATGGCTACCCCAAGTAAATCGACACCAATAATAGCTTCAGACACTTTGGAACCAAAAGGGAAGACTATGACTATGACTGAATCAAACGCAAACATTCTTCAATGTCCTTTAAACCAGCAACTCCATAGCTCCTTAGATGGCCCAGTAGCAATCCTATGGGATATTGAAAATTGTCCTGTTCCATGTGATGTACGCCCTGAGGATGTAGCAGGTAATATAAGAATGGCTTTACAGGTGCACCCAGTAATTAAAGGAGCTGTTATGATGTTTTCTGCATATGGGGATTTCAATGCTTTCCCTAGGCGGCTTAGAGAGGGCTGTCAGAGAACTGGTGTTAAACTTATTGATGTTCCCAATGGGAGAAAAGATGCTGCTGATAAAGCTATCTTGGTCGACATGTTCTTATTTGCTCTTGACAACCCTCCGCCATCCTCTATAATGCTTATATCTGGAGATGTTGATTTTGCACCAGCACTTCACATTCTTGGTCAGCGGGGATATACTGTAATTCTTGTCATCCCTGCTAACGTGGGTGTTTCTTCTGCCCTATGCAATGCTGGTAAATTTGTCTGGGACTGGCCCAGTGTGGTTCGTGGGGAAGGCTTTGTGCCCCCTTCGAAGGCTTTAGTGCCACCCCGTGGAGGTCCAGTTGATCTTGCTGGATATTTGATGGGATGCCATATCAATGACAACTCTGATGgacaaaatgaagaagaagcaatAGTTTATAGAGGTATGTCACAGAGCTATTATAACTCGAGGGAATTCTCAATGGTGTCACAATCTCTGTCTGAATACAACTGTGGCACATCGAACACGACTTACTTGCCAACAACTATGAGATCACATAGCTTTCCATCTGTATTGAACGATGCTCCAGGAGGGTCTATGATGCCCTCAAGTGACCTTAATGAATGCCAGTTATGGGTACAGCCTGGGGATTTAAATGGTCTCAAGGGGCAGCTGGTAAGGTTGCTCGAACTTTCTGGAGGATGCCTGCCTCTGGCCCGAGTTCCAGCAGAGTACCAGAAACTTTATGGGAGACCTCTTTATGTATCTGAATATGGGGCAATAAAGTTGGTCAATCTTTTCAAGAAGATGGGTGACACCATGGCTGTGGAAGGGAAAGGGAATCGTAAATTTGTGTATCTCGGAAACTGGAGGACAGGCCCAAGTGCTCCTCCTCTCTCTCTGgcaaagaaagataagaaaggAAAGGGAGCCCAGGAAGAGAATATGAATATTGTCACTGGTGGATGCTCTTCAGATGAGTTCTCAGATGAAGAAAGAGTAGTCATCGAAGAACCTGATGAAAGCAGTTGCATAGGAAAGGGCAATCAGGGTAGAGCCGCCAAATGTGAAGTCGATGACCATTTTATCGAGCAATTCAAGTATGAGCTGCAAGAGATTCTGGTAAGCTATTCTTGTAGAATATTCCTAGGTTGTTTCGAGGCTATATACCAGCAGCGATACAAGAAACAACTGGAATATCAGAGATTTGGTGTGGACAAGTTGGAAGGTTTGTTTGAGAAAGTGAGTGATGTGGTAGTATTGCATGAGGAACCAGCAAGCAAGAAGAAGTTTCTGGCTGCTGTGGGTGGTTAG
- the LOC100807955 gene encoding probable receptor-like protein kinase At1g49730: protein MFFWLESLVGLLAFLGMQLPVIMADCPLDFTGSNFTLASSLCSNHGDRGKCCRYINTNVAISVARFANATGNLGVPQNASDTCLQTIFQTLQLNGVAQNATAFCGFGTKIPVNYECRGRTSVAQMLQSPRFTEVTKNCKAPLGEESKCKKCLNAGFGYLHHIGIEDNISLSTCRDATFAALASQVDEISIIDIAICFFGVQGLLIPPVSESSPSFPAPKASPSPPLVADGPSQPLLSAPLKGNHHSYHLTLVPGIAIAVTAVAVITLIVLIVLIRQKSRELDEPDNFGKSCSKTLPPCATWKFQEGSSSMFRKFSYREIKKATEDFSTVIGQGGFGTVYKAQFSDGLVIAVKRMNRISEQGEDEFCREIELLARLHHRHLVALKGFCIKKRERFLLYEYMGNGSLKDHLHSPGKTPLSWRTRIQIAIDVANALEYLHFYCDPPLCHRDIKSSNTLLDENFVAKIADFGLAQASKDGSVCFEPVNTEIRGTPGYMDPEYVVTQELTEKSDIYSFGVLLLEIVTGRRAIQGNKNLVEWAQPYMESDTRLLELVDPNVRESFDLDQLQTVISIVAWCTQREGRARPSIKQVLRLLYETSEPMHSEFLQAVEDEECQGSQHRGRRSKGKMLRNEALSHSGDGRYLASSSSTSRSYCSRTFLLESGSPQSPPNIFSL, encoded by the exons ATGTTTTTCTGGCTTGAATCTTTGGTGGGATTGTTGGCTTTTCTTGGAATGCAGCTTCCTGTCATAATGGCTG ATTGCCCTTTGGATTTTACTGGTTCGAACTTCACACTGGCATCCTCTCTATGCTCCAACCATGGTGACAGGGGAAAATGTTGCCGCTACATCAATACTAATGTTGCAATTTCTGTTGCTCGTTTTGCTAATGCAACAGGCAACCTAGGGGTCCCTCAAAATGCGTCTGACACGTGCCTCCAAACCATATTTCAAACCTTGCAACTTAATGGAGTTGCACAAAATGCAACAGCTTTCTGTGGTTTTGGGACAAAAATTCCTGTTAATTATGAATGCAGGGGGAGAACTAGTGTTGCCCAAATGCTGCAATCCCCCAGATTTACGGAGGTCACAAAAAATTGCAAAGCACCACTTGGAGAGGAAAGTAAATGTAAGAAATGCTTAAATGCCGGCTTTGGTTATCTGCATCATATTGGAATTGAAGATAATATATCACTAAGTACATGCCGTGATGCCACTTTTGCTGCACTAGCAAGCCAGGTTGATGAGATATCTATTATTGACATTGCAATTTGTTTCTTTGGGGTTCAAGGACTTCTCATACCTCCTG TTTCAGAGTCATCCCCATCCTTTCCTGCTCCTAAGGCTTCACCAAGCCCCCCACTGGTTGCTGATGGGCCAAGTCAACCATTGTTAAGTGCACCTTTAAAGGGAAACCACCATTCATATCATTTGACATTAGTTCCAGGTATTGCTATTGCAGTTACAGCTGTTGCTGTTATCACACTCATAGTCTTGATAGTTCTAATTCGCCAGAAAAGCAGAGAGCTAGACGAGCCCGATAATTTTGGTAAATCCTGTTCGAAAACATTACCTCCTTGTGCAACGTGGAAATTTCAGGAAG GTTCTTCATCTATGTTCCGAAAATTCAGCTACAGGGAGATAAAAAAGGCAACAGAGGACTTTAGCACTGTCATTGGCCAAGGGGGATTTGGAACTGTGTATAAAGCTCAATTTTCTGATGGCCTGGTCATAGCAGTAAAAAGGATGAACAGAATATCTGAGCAGGGAGAGGATGAGTTCTGCAGAGAAATTGAACTTCTTGCTCGACTGCACCATCGGCATCTTGTTGCTTTAAAAGGCTTTTGCATTAAAAAACGTGAGAG GTTTCTGTTGTATGAGTACATGGGAAATGGAAGCTTGAAAGATCATCTTCATT CCCCTGGTAAAACACCTTTAAGTTGGCGAACTAGAATCCAAATTGCCATTGATGTCGCCAATGCACTG GAGTACCTCCATTTCTATTGCGATCCTCCTCTGTGTCACAGAGATATTAAATCTAGCAACACTTTACTGGATGAGAACTTTGTCGCTAAG ATAGCCGATTTTGGCCTTGCACAAGCTTCAAAAGATGGCTCAGTATGCTTTGAACCTGTAAACACTGAAATCCGGGGAACTCCAG GTTATATGGATCCTGAATATGTTGTTACTCAAGAGCTCACCGAGAAAAGTGATATATACAGTTTTGGGGTGTTACTACTTGAAATTGTGACAGGAAGGCGAGCCATTCAAGGTAATAAGAATTTGGTAGAATGGGCTCAACCATACATGGAATCAGACACAAGATTACTGGAGCTAGTAGATCCCAATGTGAGGGAGTCTTTTGACTTGGATCAGCTCCAAACAGTAATCTCTATAGTAGCATGGTGCACACAGAGAGAAGGAAGGGCAAGGCCTTCGATAAAACAGGTACTTAGGCTTCTGTATGAGACATCAGAACCAATGCACAGTGAGTTTCTACAAGCAGTTGAAGATGAAGAATGTCAGGGAAGTCAGCACAGAGGCAGAAGAAGCAAGGGGAAAATGCTCAGAAATGAGGCATTGTCTCACAGCGGAGATGGAAGATATCTTGCTTCATCTTCAAGTACGTCTAGGTCGTATTGCAGTAGAACCTTTTTACTTGAGAGTGGCTCTCCACAGTCTCCGccaaatattttctctctctgA